ggagaagcaggctcctgccgggagacccatgtgggactcgatccccggaccctggggtCGCatcctgtgccgaaggcagacactcaactcacgagccacccaggcgtcccttctgtGTAGCTTTTTAATATACTGGTACCCTAATGCCATCGTCAGAAATACGAATTCAGTAGTTGATTCCAGTgtgcagccagagttgagaaTCATGGCTTTTAGGCATAGCAAGCTACAGGAGGCTTCATCTCCCACTGTGCACATAGGGCACGGTCAGTAAATTATCTGTCCTGCTTTCCTACGTGGAAAAAGTAAACTTACAGAAACGTATGATTGCTAAGAAATAGAGACATATATGTATAAGGCTATGATTACATATTTTAGAACAACTGACTTCTACATTGTACGtcccaaaatatttcattagctAGTATTAGTTCTGATAATCTATGAAAAAGGGTTGGAAAATCACAATCCAGGGTTCTATGGATAAGGAATATTCAAGTATCAAGTTTTTGACAGTTGAGGCTTTATAGTGGATGCCCAGAGCATGATGATGTGAGAAGTGGTCATATCTTTTTTTTGAATCTGTTCAAAATTGTATGGAAGATGGAAAACAAGATAATTGTCTTAATATGTTTAGTACAATAAATAACAAAGTGACTGATAGAAAATCGACTTTGAATTATTCATGATGTCAGAAGGCGAACTTAAAGTAGATTCTGCAAATGCTCCTTAAGCTGAGACTTAAAGGAATGGATGGAGTGAGATTTGAATCtccaaatgaggaaaaaagtgGCACAAATGGTGTAATCTGAGATCAAACTCATCCCTTGGATAAGATAACTGTGGCTCTCTTGTAGGCTCCATGTTCTGGTGGGGCACTGTTTCTGCTCCTTTCTACACATCATTGGAATTTGGTTTTGAAATTCCTGTCAGTATGATCTCTCAAGGGGCCTAAGCAAAATCAATGAAGCCTCCTTTTGGATGCAGTTGTCTTGGAAACCTCTCATTTAAATTGTTGCAGCCTCACATCCTTCAGGGTATGGCCTTGCCTAGGATAGTGTGGGATAAAAAATACCGAAGGAGTTGAGGGGATGATAAGCTTTTTGAACCTTAGATGGAGATGAGAATAAATCACTTAAATGAGATGAATATTTAGAGAACTTTGAAAACGATGGTTGGGAGAGTAATAGGTAACATTTAGGACACAGATTATAGTTACTGCTATAGCAATCCTTGCAGCAGTTGAAGGCTGGCACCAGAGATAGCTCTCTTCTCCCAAGATAATGTATTAATGGACCCAAGGGGAGCACCTTTGGAAAGTTTCATTTTGAGAATTCATAGCAGGTTATGAACAAGCAGTATGTCTAGCAATATATGTCTagcaatatattatatattaaagtaaGTATATCTGTTATTCCACTTGATAGAAGATACAATGTAAACTGTAtataatcaaacaaaaaaatttaattttattgttatgACTTCAGATTAATGCATACAAAACTGGGGCTGGCTTCAGAGAAAGATTTAGCTACTGGCTCAAATAATGTAGCCGaaacctgtttttctcttttttgatctGCCTTCTACCTTCTAAGCTTCAGCATTAGGCTCTATATGAACTCATTTGCCCATAGATTCTACCAAATTTCCAGAAGAGGCAGCAGATGTTTCCAAGATTACAAGTGGCCGATTCCACATAATACTGAGTTTCaccacattttcttcttaaatattataatttactAGAAGAAATATACACTTATTTCCAGGGCATTATTCTGTGTGTTGCCTAGGGTTATAAGCTGCCAATCTGCATTTCAAATAAGACTCCTTTGTGCTAATcagcttaaattttatttactaaatccAGAGCTACATTGACATGGTTTTTATCATTGTGtctttaaattattaaagtttttgATGCACAGGTTCATATTTTCCATACCTAAGCTGCCTGTTATTGATACGTCTCTTTTACTTTCTGACTTGCAGCTGGTTTGGAAATATTTGAATCACATTATGGGATTGCTAGACAGACTTTCAGGCTTGCTTGGCCTGAAGAAGAAGGAGGTTCATGTTTTGTGCCTTGGGCTGGATAATAGCGGGAAAACGACAATCATTAACAAACTTAAACCTTCAAATGTAAGTATCTTTGTTACatgctttatgtattttctgCTAGAGAAacttaatataaagaatttttttgtttgcccTCATTTTATATAATTGTGTTATGAAATCCTGCTTGTAGTACCTTTAAGTAATAAATGCCAGTCAGCCATAATTTACAGTGTATTTTATGTAAGTCTTGATTATTTAAACTGGAGTATTTTCCAGATGTGTTTTATTCTAAAAAGATCCTCACAAATGTGCTGAGTTTACTTTTAGGTAGCATTGCCTTCTTTTTTGTTCCCTCTTCACAAGAGAAACCAAACAAAGGGAATGGTGAATCATTTTTATGGGTTCAGTGGATAATTAGACAGATTCCCAGGAGTGTGGTATGCATATCACTAGTAATAAGCAGAATGACTTTGAGTCATTTAACTATAtgaacatataattttaaaaactgaaaaaaaatatgtaaagctaGCACATTTAACACGTGGTGTGTAAGTTAAAGTTAAGTTCTGCTACATATAAAGAAAACCCACATAACAGTGGACTAAAAAAGATAAGaggtttctttttccattatctaAGTCCAGAGGAGGTATTCCAGGGCTGATAAGGCAGCTATGTGGTCAGGCATGAGACAGGCAGGCATCTTCCATCTTTCTGTTCTGCTATTCTCAGTGCCTGGTCACCTTGGTTAACTGCATTCTAAGtcacagagaggagaaaagagcaaGGTAAAAGAATAGGCCTTCTTGCTAAATAAGCCCTCTTTAAAGAGCTTACCCAGGAGCACCAGCTAATGTGTAACCCTAGGCAACACACAGAATAATGCCCTGGAAATAAGTGTATAGAATTTCTTCTagtaaattataatatttaagaagaaaatgtggtTAAACTCAGTATTATGTGGAATTGGCCACTTGTAATCTTGGAAATATCTGCTACCTTTTCTGGAAATTTGGTAGAATCTATGGGCAAAGGAGTTCATATAGAGCCTAATGCTGAAGCTTAGAAGGTAGAAGGCAGATCCTAACTTACATCTCATTGGCTACCCCATCTGTAAATGAAgctggatattttttaaagtaaggcaTACCGCTGCTTCCAAAAATTATAGGGGTCCTATAAGTATGGAAGAAGAGGAGAATGGATATTGGGTAGACAACTAACATTTACAGTTGTAAATACACTTATTTAGGTAAAAACCATTAGtgaattaatgaaaaatgtaGAGTGAATAAATAACATAGACGGAGCAAAAAATAAGCCGCTGACATTTTTAATGGCATAATGGCTAGAAAATGGGAAATATTGCTCCTAAATCTGATAGTTGCCTGCAAACAGTGTTATAGTTTGGGCAGAATAAGCAGCCCTACTACTCCATTTTCTCAGGCAGTAGCTTCGGTTTAGTTGGACATGGGTTGGAAATTGCAAaaactccattattttttttcttgccattatTCCTTTCTACATGGATGAGTTTACCAAATAAGAACAACTAACTGCTGGTGTATTTTCAGTTGGGAATTAGTGTGAGGCAGCCAGGATTAGAAGCCCAAGATGGATTTGGAAGGCAATTTAGGTGTTTTAAGGAGTTCCCCAGCTGAGTTGGGAGTCAGCTAGGTATACATGCTGAAGTCAGGCAGAGATCAAAAATAagagctttatttaaaatattgattttggaGGGCAAGACTTAGGTCTGTTCAGAGGAGTTGCTGACACTCTATTGTATTGAGATTGACCTCCCAAAATTTTGGGGTTTCTTCCTTGGGGAAAGATACTACTCTTCCAGGTTTATTGCATTGCTAAGGTCAGATGAGATTGCATGCTTTCAATAAGCATGTGGCactgaaaggagagaaagagttgAGAGAGGCAGAACCAAGAAAGCTCACTTCCATTTCACAAACTGAACAGtcaaaggaataattttttacCCATGGAAAGGAATAAATTGGAGGAGGGGAGATAGAGAAATATGGAGTATCATTTAATGAAGTTTTCTGTATAtcaagatagagaaaaagaagataggaATTCCCCAATAAGGAAAAAGACTAGGCTAAAAATCCCGCTTAGAATCTGTCTCCTGATCTAGGTGATCATAAGAAATTTCTTTATCAGTCCTTAAGAGAAAGATAAAGCATCCTATCCAGTTGGATGGGGTCCAGAATTGAACTTAGAGAACAGTGAGTATATGTTAAAAGTAGAACCAAACTCAATTGTGCCTGCATCTATAATCAGTATTGTGGATCAGCTGTCAGCAGATGAGTCTAGGCTAATGTTTAAGAAACTCAgtgactgggacacctgggtggctcagtggttgagcgcttgccttcagtccagggcatgatcctggagtcccaggatcgagtcccgcatcgggcttcctgcatggagcctgcttctccctctgcctatgtctctgcctctatctctgtgtctctcatgagtaaataaataaaatcttaaaaaaaaaaaaaagaaactctgactAGTGACCTGAATTTCCATAGGTAAAGCTATCAGCAGTAAGTGAGCAAGATTATAAAGAAGGTTCTTTTTAGGTAAGGGCTTGTTGTAACAGAggtgtttacatttttctctacTTCAAAGAATTGcctcaaaagtaaaaattttttggTTTAACTAGTTTTGAACCAGGGGAGGCTATTGATTAAGTGTCTCGAtgcttgatttcgactcaggtcatgatttcagggtcatcctcagtgtggagcctgatccagattctctccctctctttctccctctccctcaatacacactctttctcataaataaataaataaataaatgaatgaatgaatgaatttaaaaaatcttaaaaaaaatagcctcaAATAAGTACAAAATGATTGAAGTCAGAGCCACCATTAATAGTCACAAAACAAGTGCCCCatgcttagttggttaagcatccatccaactcttgatttcatctcagataTTGATCTCAGTCATGGTCCCATGTCATGGTctgtgatgagcatggagcctgcttgggattctctctctaccccccctccctctgcccttcccccacctcttcctCTCTTAACAAAAAGTAGCCACAAAATGGACCAGTCCCCCAGTGTTTCTTATTCTCAAATTGGCAGAAataacagccaagaaacaaaatagaaattacagTCTCTTCTTCCATCATCCCCAACAGTATAGTGATCTGTTCTAAGACCTGGTTATCACCATAGGAATAATCTTTGATATGGATGGAAATAGCTTTCTTCCCTGTAGGAGGATGTACTTTTGAAGACACCTTATTTTTTAACCTacttacagatttctttttttcataatttcttttgtcatttctagggatttggggtggaaagggaaggagacagCATGTGCTTAGTCTGTGATCTTAAAATACTCTAATAACCCCCTTTCAGAGTGATCTTGTGACCTATTAACACTGTCTAACATACCATATTAGTCAGGGAAAGCCCCCAGGAAAACCTGGGTACACAGCCAATaactaaagtttttttaaattaaccttcCATTGCCTTCCAACATCCCTGTCTCTCTGTTACCTCTGGTGAATTGTGGAACTAGCCTAGACTTGATATAGGTCTATTTTAAGGGGATCACCTACTTTCTGACACGACTTCCTGAGACTTAATCTTTAGGCAACTATCCTGTCTCCACAGAACAATTGAACTCTAGATCCTGAGAGCACAGTAAGttgctttgcctttctttttttttttctttttctttttttcttttttctttttaaatttggggCTAGTAGCCAAAATACCACTTGAAATAGAATTTCTTAAAGACCCTTAAACCTCTTACACAGGACAGCTATAACAGTTGTTTCCTGCATGTATCTGAACTTGTGAGCTTACATCTACTATTAGTaacattatttttagtaaattaagTGAATTATGGAAATCTACAATGCAAAAAACATTTATAAGTCCATTTTACAGTTATGTCTCTTATTTTCTGTGGATAAAAATCAGTTTCTAGATCACTAGATACTTCCTGGTCCCAAACTTGCTTTACGCTATCCTAACACTTGTTTATTGTCTATTGTCAATGTATTGAGGTTGCTGATGTTTTCTACACTGATAAGTGAGGATGGGAAGGCATTTTAATCTGATCACTTAAGAATCTGGTCTTAACTGTATTTTCTTAGAGATACACTCTGTAAGTACCTTTTTTCCCAATTTCTGTTACCCCCCTTTCCCAACATGAATGCTGTTGTACTACCATATCATCCAgattcatattatttaaaatagtctaaAATTATCCTGCATATTTAATCAGtagcttatttattaattttttcccattataaatttaaattccttAAGGGCATAGATCTGATATTGTTCGACATTAAATCCTAAGAACCTATAATATTTTGTGGTATATAAGTACATTTTGGGATGAATGCACTgttggtgattttttaaattttcattttggggcAGGGAATGATGATTGATGGTATATCAAGGATATCATTTTTAGCTGACTTATTGAAACTAACCAAATAGGATCTTCTCTCAGAAATCCTGTTCTATTCTTGTTTATGTTAGTCTGTCCTTGGGCTATCTTAGATAGGCTGTTCCACTTAGGTAACAATTCCTACATTCTTTGCTTGCTTTGTACCATTCCCTGACCAATTTAGAGAGGgaacaaatgtatttttcctaGATAGAGCAGAGGAAGATTAATGTTGGAGATCATATTTTGGAATTCTCTAGAGGAAAATGAATCCCACTTGAATGTAGAAGTACCAGCTCACATTCCTTGGTTTATCCTGACTAATTTGTGGAATTCCTTCTTTCTAATTGTTCCATTAGAACTTTAGAAGTAAtgggaaaggggcacctgagaggcTTAGTCACTTAaacatctgactctagatttcggctcagttcatgatctcaggattgtgaggtcaagccccatgcttgccctgggcatggagtctgcttgagattctctctttccttctcctcctccccactcacatgTGTATgttcatgcattctctctctctctcaaaaaaaaaaaaaaaaaagacaaaatcatggaaagaaaagaaagttaattaattttatctttagtaAGTAAAACAGCAAGTTAAAACAGTTTGTGAAGATGGGTGATTATGAAGAGGCTATGCAAATGTTCTAATTACAGTTCAGTGATGATAGGGCTACTATTTTTAggtatattttctgaaatttctttaaacattttaacttcCTCACTTTTTTATTActcatattttttcctaatagcAATAGCTGATGACTTTATCACAATtgtgatcaaaataaaaaatcaaaacagtaggGTATTTTGGgacaataaaaattaagagaCTATTTCAAAGTTTGTTGTGCAATGTAGAAACCCTAAGGACTGAGGCAGGAATCCAAATGGCAGGAAATAAATTgtaacataaaaagaaagatattttgggAAGAATATAGGTAGCTCATAGGatggaaagaaaactaaataaacaaacttcAGAAAGGCAAAACCAGGCATCTCTAGGGAGACCTTTTCACTACTACATTGCTACTAAGGTAACTAAGCTCCAGAGACTTTTCagcttgtttcttttcatttgaattttaaattttcacaagTAGAATATCAAATTGAACATAATGGTGTGAGACAATTTCTTTTCTACTCTTGTTTTCACACAAGAGCAACATGATGAActcagggatttttgttttgttttttaagttacaCATTTGCTATATGGAGAAAATTGGAAAGAGACTGAAATCAGTGAAAGTATACTTAGGATATTTGTTGAGTATCTCCTATGGACCAGACACTGTGTTGAGTATTTTGCATGCGTTAACTCGTTTAATTCTCATGATAACTTTGTAAGTTAAAGATAATAATAGATTTCACATTTGAGAAAACTAAAGTTTGAAGTTGAGTAATTCATCTAAGGTAGCACATTAACAATTAGGAGTAATTAGAAGGCTTTTGTAATAAAGCAAGAAATGTTAAGGACCTGAACTAAGTAAGATAGGACCAATAAAGTTTAGagaatgtttatataaaaaaatgtaaaaaaaaaaaggaggaggcagGAATAACTTGTAGGTTATCAGAAAGTAGATGATGTTTTTTATTCAAAAGGAGGAATAGTTTTGATGGTGGAAGTGTTAGGAGACATTGGATACTTGTCAGTTTAAGGCATTTCAGTTGTCCTTGGGACTTGCTCACAGGTATCTTGCTGTACTCTTGCCCCCTTGTAATCTTCTCCCCACACACAATTCCCCACGTCTGCCTTCAAGGCTCTCCTGCTCTTGGTTACATGTAGCTCTCTGCCTCCTTGATACATTTGTACACACACAGGCCTTCTACTTTTCCTGAGTGACAAATTGCTTCTTACATTGGGGTCATACTGGCTAATTCCTGTGACTAGAATGTTCTTTGCCAACATCTTTTCAtggtatttctcctttttgataTTCACTCTTGCGTCAGATGTCAACTTCTCAGAGAGGCTTTTTTGCAGCATCTCTCTTCCATGACCCATACCAACCCTCCTCCTCTGTGGCCTCCCATCCCCAAATCACCTTTCACTGTACTTATCACTTTCTGAAACCATGTTCATTTGCAGTTTACTTGATTATTGCTGTTTACTTTCACTAGATACGAAGCTCCTTGAAAGCAGGGGCCATATATATTCTCCATCTAGACATGAGAACAGTCCCCAGTAGCATATGTAAACTCAGTGCATAGTGTGAAGTCCTGCGTGTGAACTCCGAGTGACTCATCAAACCACTTCAAGGTTGTGGTAACTTGCAGCAAGCCACAAAATGTGAATTACGACATATACATCATACAGATCCATAATTAGTAAACCTTAGAGTTCCATGAAGAATTCACATCCAGTGATCTCACTgcagaaattataattttgtttaattctgtCATCCCTTTGGTGGCAAATTTCAGAATggcaatttggatgcttttttttttaacctgaggaAAAATTCATCTTCGGTAATTGCAAAATTCTCAATGTATCTTTTCTCTTAAAGGCTCAATCACAAGATATAGTTCCAACCATAGGATTCAGCATTGAGAAATTCAAATCCTCCAGGTAATTCACTTTATTACACTTGTGACTAAGAAATTGTGGGCAAAAGATCATGATAATATTAGATCTACCTAGTTATGCCTTCTACTCTTAGAAAAAGTAATTTGTTGTTTCAGAAGTCCAtagatgttaaaatatttgtaCCACTACCTTTggattatttttcagaatttagaGTTTAgacaaatttttataaatatcactagcaaggaaaacatctttttatatatgttattcattacaaaatcatatttatattccaaaaatttattttatgggaCTTGTACTTGAAAAATTGGCTCAAGttgaatattatatattcaagggtggtttctttgaaaacaatttaaaattttaagtaaaagtaACACCTTAAGTTAGTAGATTATAATGTAGtcatggtttgttttgttttgtgtttttctttttttttttttctgtagtttgtcttttacAGTGTTTGACATGTCAGGTCAAGGAAGATACAGAAATCTCTGGGAACACTATTATAAGTAAGTATGTTTATAAATGTTGGCTAACTAgaggattatattttaaaaacaataatgattAACAAATAAATCCAAAGGATTACATGAGCTAGGttgtaatacttatttttatatcatttaagctcattttctaattttaaaaaagtataatcatacttcatattatttcttaaatgcttcAGGCCCTTTATGAGCTTGTATCTTTGCatatgcttttgtttgtttttaatgctctgttctgttttgttgcaGTTTAAGGTTAATATAGTCATGCTTTAAGATTAAgttaaaattaactcaaaagtcacctcctctgtgaaatttcaCCATTTTACCCAGGTGTTTTGTCCTCAGTATTCACATGGTACTTGACCATACTTCTTATGTCTTAAAGTCATGTACCATAGCTGCCTGCCTAATAAGGGTGTGAATTCTTCAAGAGCAGAGATTATTTCTTAGATTATTTCTTCAAGACCAAGTACAATGCtagacatatatatttataaatataaatatttattgaataaatttagttaaaataACAGTACCAACAGTTGATCCATTTGTTCTACAAGCAATTCTAAACAAGATATTTTTCAGCATATGCAAATAAAAGTGCTCACTAATTACTTCAGAGTAAGAACTGTCAAGTTACTAGAACCCAAATTATTATACCCTCTCAAGGTTTGCATCtgtaattaaaatgaattcattaacttttaatattactattaatataatagtatatattcatatatactatCATCATATAAAAGCAATGTAACTTTTGGAGTCTGAAATTTATGAGTATCCCTTGACAAAATGCCCTTTTGTCATTATGAACTCCCGCCTTGAATGGCAGTGCGGTGACTGCCagatcagattttaatttttattgaataactgTTTCCTGCTAATGTGGAAACAAACATTGTATTCCTTAGATATGAGccaaaggagatttttttaagatatttttttcaatgagtGTTTTAATAGACTGAAGTCCTATTTAAATCGTATAAATCCAGAGGACCTCTCCTCTGAGGTACAGAAAAAAAGAGTTCTTCAGATTTGAGAGTCAGTTTGGTAAAGGAAAAGTGGCATGTTTATGGGCTTGCATTAAATTCTCTGGGGAAatgtgaagtttttgtttttgttttttaaggaaatgtgAGTTTTCagtatagaatttttttatttttcctccagttgataattctttttttaaaaatgcatttattttagctacttttttttaaaatgacatttattttgggacgcctgtggctcagcggttgggcgtctgcctttggctcagggtgtgatcccaggatcagggatcgagtcccacatcaggctccctgcatggagcctgcttctctctctgcctctgtccctgcctctctctctctctctctttcatgaacaaataaatttaaaactctaaaaaaataaaataaataaactgacatTTACTTTAATTACAGATaacaaaaatgtatagaaaatagctctttaaaaaaaggaaacatctctgattttaaatcttttttcttcaaaatctttttggaaaaagTTATGTAGGAAAACTATAGTTAAATTGCAGGTTGAAGAGTGAATAAAGTTACTATGGAGAAGTCTACAATCATAGTAAATTTGTATCCTGtatctatatttttctaattatgaaagAACAGGTGCATTTTAATGCATTAGACTGAAAGAGGCTAAAAAAGATCAAGTGTCTATTGGCAAGATAAGTCACTCTTACGGTGagaatatatataacatctttctCAGGGAAATTTACcactatcttttaaaatgaaaaatgtaaaaataataaataaataaatgaaatgaaatgaaatgaaaaatgttcatgCTCTCTAGCCATCATTTTGCTTCTTGAAAAGCATCCTATGACTAGCACTAATGGGCAAAGATATACATAGAAGAATGTGTGTTGGACACTGTTTACAATAACATGTCtcaattataaaaagaatactACTCTTAACACAAATATGTGCTTAGtatatacagagaagaaaaaaatttagtggAATGTGCACTAAACCATTAGTAGCATTTGTTTTTGGAACAATAAGATTATAAGAGAAGTTTACTTTGCATTGGATATGATTCTATAATGTTGACTATTATGCGATTATTGCATATTATCTTTATGATACGAAAAAGtagtaaagtataaaatataaggagtacacattttttaatatttggaaaatatagaaaagaataaaaaatcttttctataaATCTCACTACAATAAATTTACCATTGTtaatcttttttatgttttattttgaaatataaaatatacatgttaCATAATTGTGAAAGGCGTCTTCTAAATTATGTACCATATATAGTTTCATATCCTGCTTTTTCAGTTAACATACTATGATAAGAGTAAATTAGGAAAACATACAGAGAATATAACTAATGActgcttattattttttcatatgcctgtgcctattttttaatcattctatTTTTGGACAAAAggctattttcaatttttgaagaTTATAAATTCTTTCAGGTAGCACATCTTGCTGCATAAATCTTTGAATCTTTGTTATAGTTCATGCTTTCTTAGAataattccagaaataaaattactggCTCAAAGAGatggaacatttttaaaactgttggTAGATATTTCCAATCAGATCACTTTCTATGGCTACTAGTAATGTATGGTGATAAtctatgttcatttctttttttaaatgatagaaggAAACAGTActaaaaagttgttttatttttatattcatgtgATTACTAATGATATTGAACTTCTAAAATCTTAATTTATGACTGGAATAAGTGATTCCCAAAAATAAGGTGAAATgtccaataaatatatgaaaagatattgaACTTTACTAGCAATTAATGAAATACAGTGTAAAATAATATGCTGTTGGAGTGgcaaaagtggaaaaaatgttaagagtCCTGCTGAAGAGCAGGTGGGAAAAGTGCTTGTAGTGTAGTATAAATTGATAAAGCATTTCTGGAATACAGTTTGTCAATGTTTATCTAAAACTGTAAATTTTGTATGTATTCCTAGAAATTCTATTCCTAAGAACAAGCCTTGGGgcatcagaaaatttaaaaaatgtatttaggaGGATGCTTGTTCCAAAGTTTTTTACAATAGTGaagattaaaaatctattaagGCTATAGTATTTGATGACATgcatatccatgcaatggaatactttataatcattaaaataaaagttcagagaaaatctgatttttttaagtgccacTGTGATCTCTAAGTGAGTAGTTAAGCCAATTCAGTGGCTGGttatcagctttaaaaaaatcaaatagaataaaataaaagctatttgtaactattattattatttccagaaaCTTATTTCAAATACAGTTAACGTATACTTGTGTGTCTACTGCATCTT
The genomic region above belongs to Canis lupus dingo isolate Sandy chromosome 33, ASM325472v2, whole genome shotgun sequence and contains:
- the ARL6 gene encoding ADP-ribosylation factor-like protein 6 isoform X3; protein product: MGLLDRLSGLLGLKKKEVHVLCLGLDNSGKTTIINKLKPSNAQSQDIVPTIGFSIEKFKSSSLSFTVFDMSGQGRYRNLWEHYYKEGQAIIFVIDSSDRLRMVVAKEELDTLLNHPDIKHRRIPILFFANKMDLRDAVTSVKVSQLLCLENIKDKPWHI